The following coding sequences lie in one Phalacrocorax aristotelis chromosome 2, bGulAri2.1, whole genome shotgun sequence genomic window:
- the SLC30A8 gene encoding proton-coupled zinc antiporter SLC30A8, whose protein sequence is MAAKNGLERACLVSERDTKKYSLALDRMSWHQKNFNEERQQQEAEDTEANPAHHCHSYSQAYENRKREQHQARRKLCVASVICIFFMIAEITGEYIAGSLAVITDAAHILVDLTSFLISLFSLWLASKPPTKQLTFGWHRAEILGALMSMIIIWMMTGVLTYLASMRLLHPDYDIDATVMLITSACAVLANIILSLILHQTGHGHSHGAQAREHVSAPPEKAALSNASLRAAFVHAIGDLFQSISVLISALIIFFKPEYKIADPICTFVFSIFVLATTITILRDILIVLMEGTSKGFAYDAVKARILAVEKVESVHNLHLWSLTMNQTILSAHVATADTADSQKILRAITQALFEHYSFHTITIQIESGEDQKRDCIFCQEPRD, encoded by the exons ATGGCTGCCAAAAATGGTCTTGAAAGAGCTTGTCTTGTGAGTGAGAGGGACACCAAGAAGTACTCCTTGGCCCTAGACAG GATGAGCTGGCATCAGAAGAATTTCAATGAAGAGAGAcagcagcaggaagcagaaGATACTGAAGCTAATCCAGCGCATCACTGTCACAGCTACTCACAGGCCTATGAGAACAGAAAAAGGGAGCAGCATCAAGCCAGGAGGAAGCTCTGTGTAGCATCAGTGATTTGCATCTTCTTCATGATTGCTGAGATTACAGGGGAGTAT ATCGCTGGGAGCCTGGCGGTGATCACGGACGCAGCACACATCCTGGTGGACCTGACAAGCTTCCTGATCAGTCTCTTCTCACTGTGGCTTGCCTCCAAACCTCCCACCAAGCAGCTAACTTTTGGGTGGCACCGAGCAG aaATTCTGGGAGCTTTGATGTCTATGATAATCATTTGGATGATGACTGGTGTGTTGACATATTTGGCTAGCATGAGGCTGCTGCACCCTGATTATGATATTGATGCTACAGTGATGCTTATTACTTCTGCTTGTGCTGTGCTCGCCAACATCAT ACTAAGCTTGATTCTGCATCAGACTGGTCACGGGCACAGCCATGGGGCACAAGCCAGGGAACATGTGTCAGCCCCTCCAGAAAAGGCAGCTCTGAGCAATGCCAGTCTGCGGGCAGCCTTTGTTCATGCCATCGGAGACCTATTCCAGAGTATTAGTGTGTTAATTAGTGCACTTATCATCTTCTTTAAG CCAGAATACAAAATAGCTGACCCAATCTGCACCTTTGTGTTTTCCATCTTTGTTTTGGCAACTACCATCACCATTTTAAGGGATATTTTGATTGTGTTAATGGAAG gAACATCAAAAGGATTTGCTTATGATGCAGTGAAAGCAAGAATTTTAGCAGTTGAGAAAGTGGAGTCTGTTCACAATCTTCATCTTTGGTCTCTGACAATGAATCAAACTATTCTATCTGCTCATGTTGCCACAG CAGACACAGCAGACAGCCAGAAGATTTTGAGAGCTATTACTCAGGCCCTGTTTGAGCACTACAGCTTCCACACCATCACCATTCAGATTGAATCAGGAGAGGATCAGAAACGAGACTGCATCTTCTGTCAAGAGCCCAGGGATTAA